The proteins below are encoded in one region of Lytechinus pictus isolate F3 Inbred chromosome 11, Lp3.0, whole genome shotgun sequence:
- the LOC129271591 gene encoding echinoidin-like, whose product MELYRSTFLLAASAIILLACPTGALAGCCCPTFWTAFDHHCYRFFSQNLTWNEAERFCQSYTVPSLSGEATSPDTMAHLVSIHSQPEQNFINILYESSRRKSSDSLDLHGGLWLGLHDRLMEGDFMWSDGTPMDFHAWAPGQPDSSTRDSNCGVVRSSSHTGLWRDGPCIQPPTGIIHYFICKLPMW is encoded by the exons ATGGAGCTTTATAGGAGTACGTTCCTTCTAGCCGCATCGGCTATCATCCTGCTTGCCTGTCCCACCGGGGCGCTAGCCGGATGCTGTTGCCCGACTTTTTGGACTGCCTTCGATCATCATTGTTATAG GTTCTTTAGCCAGAATTTGACTTGGAATGAAGCTGAGCGGTTTTGCCAGTCTTACACCGTACCTTCACTCAGTGGCGAGGCAACAAGTCCGGACACAATGGCTCACTTAGTGTCGATTCATTCTCAGCCCGAACAAAACTTCATCAATATTCTTTACGAATCCTCTCGAAGGAAGTCGAGTGATTCTTTG GATCTTCATGGTGGTCTTTGGCTTGGTCTTCACGATCGATTAATGGAAGGTGATTTCATGTGGTCAGACGGAACCCCTATGGACTTCCATGCCTGGGCACCCGGACAACCAGATTCCAGTACAAGGGATTCGAACTGTGGTGTCGTGCGATCAAGTTCACACACCGGGCTCTGGCGCGATGGGCCGTGTATCCAACCACCAACAGGAATAATCCATTACTTCATCTGTAAACTACCGATGTGGTAG